The nucleotide window GGCGATGCTAGCTGACCTGTGGGATTGGGGCCAGTGTGGGGTGAGCGTTCTGTCTAATCTATATAGGAAGTGACGGCCTCATCGCGAGCAGGCTCGCTCCCACAAGTTGGTCTATACCTGTGTGGGAGCGAGCCCTGCTCGCGAGCTTTTCCACGCCATCACACCGATCTAAGAGCAAAACGGAACTGCATCACCACCCAAACGCTCGTACCAATAAGAACACAGCCACCCAAACTGTGCCGGGGAGATCCACCGCATGCCTGAAACCTCAACCGCCGCCATCCACATGCTCGACAGCGGCTATTCCCGCGAAGCCCGCTCGCTGCTGTACCAGGCGTACCGGCACGAGCCGACCTTCGGTTATCTGTTCGAAGCCGAACGCCCGGGTTACGAGCAGCGGGTGCGCGCCACCGTGCGCGAACTGGTCAAACAGCATTTTCTCCAGGATCTGCCGGCCATCGGCCTGCTGGTCAACGACCGGTTGATCGGCATCGCATTGATCGCGCCGCCGCAACGGCGCCTGGGCATCACCGAAAGCTGGGCCTGGCGCCTGCGCATGGTGCTCAGCACCGGCTTTCGCTGCACCCGGCGCTACCTCGAGTACCACGATGCGGTGATGGCCTGCGTGCCATCCGATTCGGTGCATCTGCTGCCCCTGCTGGGCATTCACCCGCAATTCCAGGGCCAGCACTTCGGCGAACAACTGCTGCAAGCGGTGCACAA belongs to Pseudomonas sp. MYb118 and includes:
- a CDS encoding GNAT family N-acetyltransferase, whose protein sequence is MPETSTAAIHMLDSGYSREARSLLYQAYRHEPTFGYLFEAERPGYEQRVRATVRELVKQHFLQDLPAIGLLVNDRLIGIALIAPPQRRLGITESWAWRLRMVLSTGFRCTRRYLEYHDAVMACVPSDSVHLLPLLGIHPQFQGQHFGEQLLQAVHNWCAVDEHSQGVVLDTGNPRYLDFYKRQGYEEIGEVAVGPIREHVFFHANPQVLQSASA